Proteins from one Triticum aestivum cultivar Chinese Spring chromosome 7A, IWGSC CS RefSeq v2.1, whole genome shotgun sequence genomic window:
- the LOC123150099 gene encoding subtilisin-like protease SBT1.8 yields MEGTHLLLSVLVLLASHSLANVNGDADVSSSGGRTTTYIVFMDPAAMPAAHPSPAHWHAAHLQSLSIDPARHLLYSYSVAAHGFAAALLPHHLPLLRDSPGVLQVVPDTVFQLHTTRTPEFLGLLSPAYQPAIHNLDAASHDVVIGVLDTGVWPESPSFAGGDLPPPPAHWKGVCEAGVDFPASACGRKLVGARSFSRGFRAANGGRGGMGAGRRSARDRDGHGTHTATTAAGAAVTNASLFGYATGTARGMAPGARVAAYKVCWPEGCLGSDILAGIDSAVADGVGVLSLSLGGGAAPYYRDTVAVGAFGATAAGVFVACSAGNSGPSGATVANSAPWVATVGAGTLDRDFPAYVTLPSGARLAGVSLYAQSGRPVMLPLVYGDSRDNASKLCLSGTLNPASVRGKIVLCDRGVNARVEKGAVVKAAGGAGMVLANTAASGEELVADSHLLPAVAVGKSTGDKIRDYAQRGGRPMAMLSFGGTALGIRPSPVVAAFSSRGPNTVVPDILKPDMIGPGVNILAGWSGVKGPTGLAKDGRRTPFNIISGTSMSCPHISGLAALLKAAHPNWSPAAIKSALMTTTYTMDNTNSSLRDAAGSSLATPFGFGAGHVDPQKALSPGLVYDISTSDYVAFLCSLDYSAAHIRVITKMANVSCPPRSRPGDLNYPSFSVVFRKKPRHVVRYRRELTNVGPAMAVYDVKVSGPASAGVTVTPARLVFKKVGQKQRYYVTFESKAAGPGRAKPDFGWISWASDEHVVRSPVAYTWKM; encoded by the exons ATGGAGGGCACTCACCTGCTGCTCTCCGTCCTCGTCCTCCTTGCAAGCCACTCGCTTGCCAATGTCAATGGCGACGCCGACGTCTCCAGCAGCGGCGGCAGGACGACGACCTACATCGTGTTCATGGACCCGGCGGCCATGCCGGCGGCGCACCCATCCCCGGCCCATTGGCACGCGGCGCACCTCCAGTCCCTGTCCATCGACCCGGCGCGCCACCTGCTCTACTCCTACTCCGTCGCCGCGCACGGTTTCGCGGCCGCGCTGCTCCCGCACCACCTGCCGCTCCTCCGCGACAGCCCGGGCGTGCTGCAGGTCGTGCCGGACACCGTGTTCCAGCTCCACACCACGCGCACCCCGGAGTTCTTGGGGCTGCTCTCCCCGGCGTACCAGCCGGCCATCCACAACTTGGACGCGGCCTCGCACGACGTGGTCATAGGGGTTCTTGACACCGGCGTCTGGCCGGAGTCGCCGAGCTTCGCGGGCGGAGACCTCCCGCCGCCACCCGCGCATTGGAAGGGCGTGTGCGAGGCCGGCGTGGACTTCCCGGCGAGCGCGTGCGGGAGGAAGCTCGTAGGTGCGCGGAGCTTCTCGCGGGGCTTCCGCGCCGCGAACGGCGGCCGCGGGGGGATGGGTGCGGGGAGGCGGTCGGCGCGGGACAGGGACGGCCACGGGACGCACACGGCGACGACTGCAGCGGGCGCGGCGGTGACCAACGCGAGCCTGTTCGGGTACGCCACAGGAACGGCACGCGGAATGGCGCCCGGGGCTCGCGTGGCGGCGTACAAGGTATGCTGGCCGGAGGGGTGCCTCGGCTCTGACATTCTAGCTGGCATTGACTCCGCCGTGGCCGACGGGGTGGGCGTGCTATCCCTGtcgctcggcggcggcgcggcgccgtACTACCGGGACACCGTGGCAGTAGGCGCCTTCGGTGCCACGGCGGCCGGCGTGTTCGTGGCCTGCTCAGCAGGCAACTCCGGCCCGTCCGGCGCCACGGTCGCGAACTCCGCGCCGTGGGTGGCCACCGTCGGCGCGGGCACGCTGGACCGCGACTTCCCTGCCTACGTCACGCTCCCATCCGGCGCGCGTCTGGCCGGCGTGTCCCTCTACGCCCAATCCGGCCGCCCCGTCATGCTCCCTCTCGTCTACGGCGACAGCCGTGACAACGCAAGCAAGCTCTGTCTCTCGGGCACGCTCAACCCGGCGTCCGTGCGCGGTAAGATTGTGCTGTGCGACCGCGGCGTGAACGCGCGCGTGGAGAAGGGCGCCGTCGTCAAGGCCGCTGGCGGTGCCGGGATGGTGCTTGCGAACACGGcagcgagcggcgaggagctcgtgGCAGACAGCCACCTCCTCCCGGCCGTGGCGGTGGGCAAGTCGACCGGTGACAAGATACGGGACTACGCCCAGCGCGGTGGCCGGCCGATGGCAATGCTGAGCTTCGGCGGGACGGCCCTCGGCATCCGGCCGTCGCCCGTCGTGGCGGCGTTCAGCTCCCGCGGGCCCAACACCGTCGTGCCCGACATCCTGAAGCCGGACATGATCGGTCCGGGCGTGAACATCCTGGCCGGGTGGTCCGGCGTCAAAGGGCCGACCGGGCTCGCCAAGGACGGCCGCCGGACTCCCTTCAACATCATCTCCG GGACATCGATGTCCTGCCCACACATCAGCGGACTGGCCGCGCTGCTCAAGGCGGCGCACCCAAACTGGAGCCCAGCGGCCATCAAGTCGGCGCTGATGACCACCACATACACCATGGACAACACGAACTCCTCGCTCCGGGACGCCGCCGGGAGCTCACTGGCGACCCCGTTCGGCTTCGGCGCAGGCCATGTCGACCCGCAGAAGGCACTCTCCCCGGGCCTCGTGTACGACATCTCCACCAGCGACTACGTCGCCTTCCTCTGCTCCCTGGACTACAGCGCGGCCCACATCCGGGTGATCACCAAGATGGCCAACGTCTCGTGCCCGCCGAGGTCCCGCCCCGGCGACCTCAACTACCCATCCTTCTCCGTCGTGTTCAGGAAGAAGCCGAGGCACGTGGTGAGGTACAGGAGGGAGCTGACCAACGTCGGCCCGGCCATGGCCGTCTACGACGTGAAGGTGAGCGGCCCCGCGTCCGCCGGCGTCACggtgacgccggcgaggctcgtGTTCAAGAAGGTGGGGCAGAAGCAGAGGTACTATGTCACCTTCGAATCCAAGGCCGCCGGCCCGGGCCGCGCCAAGCCGGACTTCGGGTGGATATCATGGGCGAGCGACGAGCATGTCGTCCGCAGCCCGGTTGCCTACACATGGAAGATGTGA